Proteins encoded together in one Ictidomys tridecemlineatus isolate mIctTri1 chromosome 3, mIctTri1.hap1, whole genome shotgun sequence window:
- the Itgb2 gene encoding integrin beta-2 isoform X4 has protein sequence MVSVQQRIEEQDTEAAAEAGETAGQPQPVQPSTEPRPQEAARRQSGHHGQDPSVTKTLPPQDMLGRGPLLLALVGLLSLGSGEFGEGCNYTRGVSRWGGAGCGVARSPGGRGRTPHWLLPHRAAGGGSDILLGICSAPRHGATRSPSWAPVEPQTLPGPVLSQGPTRWARVDTGPLTCLSVSPALSQECTKYKVSTCRDCVQSGPGCAWCQKLNFTGQGEPDSVRCDTREQLLKKGCAADDIMEPRSLAEPQQDLEGAWKQLSPQKVTLHLRPGQAAVFNVTFRRAKGYPIDLYYLMDLSYSMLDDLINVKKLGGDLLQALNEITESGRIGFGSFVDKTVLPFVNTHPEKLRNPCPNKEKQCQPPFAFRHVLKLTSNSNQFQAEVGKQLISGNLDAPEGGLDAMMQVAACQEEIGWRNVTRLLVFATDDGFHFAGDGKLGAILTPNDGRCHLEDNLYKRSNEFDYPSVGQLAHALAENNIQPIFAVTGRMVPTYKKLTEIIPKSAVGELSEDSSNVVQLIKDAYNKLSSRVFLEHGTIPDTLRVSYDSFCSNGESHKGQPRGDCDGVQINVPITFQVRVTATECVQEQSFVIRALGFTDTVTVQVLPRCECRCSDQSQNRGLCGGKGSLECGVCRCDAGYIGKNCECQTQGRSSQELEGSCRKDNSSIVCSGLGDCICGQCICHTSDIPNKEIFGQYCECDNVNCERYDGQVCGGPKRGSCSCGQCHCTEDFEGSACQCGKSTAGCLNAARVECSGRGRCRCNTCECDPGYQPPLCQDCPGCPSPCSMFISCAECLKFEKGPFEKNCSAACTSSLLPSRPGQGKACKERDSEGCWMTYTLLQRDGRNRYDMHVDESRECVKGPNIAAIVGGTVAGVVLIGVLLLVIWKALTHLSDLREYRRFEKEKLKSQWNNDNPLFKSATTTVMNPKFAES, from the exons GCGAGACCGCGGGCCAGCCCCAGCCAGTCCAGCCCTCCACAGAGCCGAGGCCGCAGGAGGCCGCCAGGAGACAGAGTGG GCACCACGGACAGGACCCCTCAGTCACCAAGACCCTCCCTCCACAGGACATGCTGGGCCGCGGCCCCCTGCTGCTCGCCCTGGTGGGGCTGCTCTCCCTTGGGTCTGGTGAGTTTGGGGAGGGGTGTAACTACACACGTGGTGTTTCCAGATGGGGAGGAGCGGGCTGCGGAGTCGCACGCTCCCCGGGAGGCCGAGGAAGGACCCCACACTGGCTTCTGCCCCACAGAGCCGCAGGTGGTGGCTCTGATATCCTCCTGGGTATCTGCTCTGCACCCCGACACGGGGCGACTCGGAGCCCCTCCTGGGCCCCTGTAGAGCCGCAGACGCTGCCTGGCCCCGTCCTCTCCCAGGGCCCCACACGGTGGGCCAGGGTGGACACGGGGCCACTCACCTGCCTGTccgtatccccagccctctctcaggAATGTACCAAGTACAAGGTCAGCACCTGCCGGGACTGCGTCCAGTCGGGGCCTGGCTGCGCCTGGTGCCAGAAGCTG AACTTCACAGGGCAAGGGGAGCCCGACTCGGTTCGCTGTGACACCCGGGAGCAGCTGCTGAAGAAGGGCTGTGCGGCTGATGACATCATGGAGCCCAGGAGCCTGGCCGAACCCCAGCAGGACCTGGAGGGGGCCTGGAAGCAGCTGTCCCCACAAAAAGTGACACTGCACCTGCGACCAG GTCAGGCGGCCGTGTTCAACGTGACCTTCCGGCGGGCCAAGGGCTACCCCATCGACCTGTACTACCTGATGGACCTCTCCTACTCCATGCTGGACGACCTCATCAACGTCAAGAAGCTGGGCGGTGACCTGCTCCAGGCCCTCAACGAGATCACTGAGTCCGGCCGCATTG GCTTCGGGTCCTTCGTGGACAAGACAGTGCTGCCCTTCGTCAACACGCACCCCGAGAAGCTGAGGAACCCGTGCCCCAACAAGGAGAAGCAGTGCCAGCCCCCGTTCGCCTTCCGGCACGTGCTGAAGCTGACCAGCAACTCCAACCAGTTCCAGGCTGAGGTCGGGAAGCAGCTCATCTCTGGAAACCTGGACGCTCCCGAGGGCGGGCTGGACGCCATGATGCAAGTCGCTGCCTGCCAG GAGGAAATCGGCTGGCGCAACGTCACCAGGCTGCTGGTGTTCGCCACTGATGATGGTTTCCACTTCGCGGGCGACGGGAAGCTGGGCGCCATCCTGACACCCAACGATGGCCGCTGCCACCTGGAGGACAACCTGTACAAGCGCAGCAACGAGTTT GACTACCCCTCGGTGGGCCAGCTGGCACACGCTCTGGCTGAAAATAACATCCAGCCCATCTTCGCGGTGACTGGGAGGATGGTGCCGACCTACAAG AAACTCACAGAGATCATCCCCAAGTCGGCCGTGGGGGAGCTGTCTGAGGACTCCAGCAACGTGGTGCAGCTCATCAAGGATGCCTACAAC AAACTCTCCTCCAGGGTGTTCCTGGAGCACGGCACCATCCCTGACACCCTGAGGGTCTCCTACGACTCCTTCTGCAGTAACGGAGAGTCACACAAGGGCCAGCCCCGAGGGGACTGTGACGGCGTGCAGATCAACGTCCCG ATCACCTTCCAGGTGCGGGTCACCGCCACCGAGTGCGTCCAGGAGCAGTCCTTTGTCATCCGAGCGCTGGGCTTCACGGACACAGTGACCGTGCAGGTCCTGCCCCGGTGTGAGTGCCGGTGCAGCGACCAGAGCCAGAACCGCGGCCTCTGCGGAGGCAAGGGCTCCCTGGAGTGCGGTGTCTGCAG GTGTGATGCTGGCTACATCGGGAAGAACTGCGAGTGCCAGACCCAGGGCCGCAGCAGCCAGGAGCTGGAGGGAAGCTGCCGGAAGGACAACAGCTCCATCGTGTGCTCGGGGCTGGGCGACTGCATCTGCGGGCAGTGCATCTGCCACACCAGTGACATCCCCAACAAGGAGATCTTCGGGCAGTACTGCGAGTGCGACAATGTCAACTGTGAGCGCTACGACGGCCAAGTCTGCGGTGGCCCAA AGAGGGGGAGCTGCTCCTGTGGCCAGTGCCACTGCACAGAGGACTTTGAGGGCTCAGCGTGCCAGTGTGGGAAGTCCACCGCAGGCTGCCTGAACGCCGCGCGGGTGGAGTGCAGTGGCCGCGGCCGGTGCCGCTGCAACACGTGCGAGTGTGACCCTGGCTACCAGCCACCCCTGTGCCAGGACTGCCCAGGCTGCCCCTCTCCCTGCAGCATGTTCAT CTCCTGTGCCGAGTGCCTGAAGTTTGAGAAGGGCCCCTTCGAGAAGAACTGCAGCGCAGCGTGCACGAGCAGCCTGCTGCCCAGCCGCCCTGGGCAGGGCAAGGCCTGCAAGGAGAGGGACTCGGAGGGCTGCTGGATGACCTACACACTGCTGCAGCGGGACGGCAGGAACCGCTACGACATGCACGTGGACGAGAGCCGAG AGTGCGTGAAGGGCCCCAACATCGCAGCCATCGTAGGGGGCACTGTGGCAGGGGTGGTGTTGATCGGCGTCCTCCTGCTGGTCATCTGGAAGGCCCTGACCCACCTGAGTGACCTCCGGGAGTACAGACGCTTTGAGAAGGAGAAGCTCAAGTCCCAGTGGAACAAC
- the Itgb2 gene encoding integrin beta-2 isoform X2 — MVSVQQRIEEQDTEAAAEAGPCPVPSPVLAAREGRALRVSGSIIARGRQTQGSTSQQESSRSRPGLGLSLVPPAAGGETAGQPQPVQPSTEPRPQEAARRQSGHHGQDPSVTKTLPPQDMLGRGPLLLALVGLLSLGSGEFGEGCNYTRGVSRWGGAGCGVARSPGGRGRTPHWLLPHRAAGGGSDILLGICSAPRHGATRSPSWAPVEPQTLPGPVLSQGPTRWARVDTGPLTCLSVSPALSQECTKYKVSTCRDCVQSGPGCAWCQKLNFTGQGEPDSVRCDTREQLLKKGCAADDIMEPRSLAEPQQDLEGAWKQLSPQKVTLHLRPGQAAVFNVTFRRAKGYPIDLYYLMDLSYSMLDDLINVKKLGGDLLQALNEITESGRIGFGSFVDKTVLPFVNTHPEKLRNPCPNKEKQCQPPFAFRHVLKLTSNSNQFQAEVGKQLISGNLDAPEGGLDAMMQVAACQEEIGWRNVTRLLVFATDDGFHFAGDGKLGAILTPNDGRCHLEDNLYKRSNEFDYPSVGQLAHALAENNIQPIFAVTGRMVPTYKKLTEIIPKSAVGELSEDSSNVVQLIKDAYNKLSSRVFLEHGTIPDTLRVSYDSFCSNGESHKGQPRGDCDGVQINVPITFQVRVTATECVQEQSFVIRALGFTDTVTVQVLPRCECRCSDQSQNRGLCGGKGSLECGVCRCDAGYIGKNCECQTQGRSSQELEGSCRKDNSSIVCSGLGDCICGQCICHTSDIPNKEIFGQYCECDNVNCERYDGQVCGGPKRGSCSCGQCHCTEDFEGSACQCGKSTAGCLNAARVECSGRGRCRCNTCECDPGYQPPLCQDCPGCPSPCSMFISCAECLKFEKGPFEKNCSAACTSSLLPSRPGQGKACKERDSEGCWMTYTLLQRDGRNRYDMHVDESRECVKGPNIAAIVGGTVAGVVLIGVLLLVIWKALTHLSDLREYRRFEKEKLKSQWNNDNPLFKSATTTVMNPKFAES, encoded by the exons GGTTCCACCTCCCAACAGGAGAGCAGCAGGTCCCGCCCTGGCTTGGGGCTGTCTCTAGTCCCGCCTGCTGCAGGAG GCGAGACCGCGGGCCAGCCCCAGCCAGTCCAGCCCTCCACAGAGCCGAGGCCGCAGGAGGCCGCCAGGAGACAGAGTGG GCACCACGGACAGGACCCCTCAGTCACCAAGACCCTCCCTCCACAGGACATGCTGGGCCGCGGCCCCCTGCTGCTCGCCCTGGTGGGGCTGCTCTCCCTTGGGTCTGGTGAGTTTGGGGAGGGGTGTAACTACACACGTGGTGTTTCCAGATGGGGAGGAGCGGGCTGCGGAGTCGCACGCTCCCCGGGAGGCCGAGGAAGGACCCCACACTGGCTTCTGCCCCACAGAGCCGCAGGTGGTGGCTCTGATATCCTCCTGGGTATCTGCTCTGCACCCCGACACGGGGCGACTCGGAGCCCCTCCTGGGCCCCTGTAGAGCCGCAGACGCTGCCTGGCCCCGTCCTCTCCCAGGGCCCCACACGGTGGGCCAGGGTGGACACGGGGCCACTCACCTGCCTGTccgtatccccagccctctctcaggAATGTACCAAGTACAAGGTCAGCACCTGCCGGGACTGCGTCCAGTCGGGGCCTGGCTGCGCCTGGTGCCAGAAGCTG AACTTCACAGGGCAAGGGGAGCCCGACTCGGTTCGCTGTGACACCCGGGAGCAGCTGCTGAAGAAGGGCTGTGCGGCTGATGACATCATGGAGCCCAGGAGCCTGGCCGAACCCCAGCAGGACCTGGAGGGGGCCTGGAAGCAGCTGTCCCCACAAAAAGTGACACTGCACCTGCGACCAG GTCAGGCGGCCGTGTTCAACGTGACCTTCCGGCGGGCCAAGGGCTACCCCATCGACCTGTACTACCTGATGGACCTCTCCTACTCCATGCTGGACGACCTCATCAACGTCAAGAAGCTGGGCGGTGACCTGCTCCAGGCCCTCAACGAGATCACTGAGTCCGGCCGCATTG GCTTCGGGTCCTTCGTGGACAAGACAGTGCTGCCCTTCGTCAACACGCACCCCGAGAAGCTGAGGAACCCGTGCCCCAACAAGGAGAAGCAGTGCCAGCCCCCGTTCGCCTTCCGGCACGTGCTGAAGCTGACCAGCAACTCCAACCAGTTCCAGGCTGAGGTCGGGAAGCAGCTCATCTCTGGAAACCTGGACGCTCCCGAGGGCGGGCTGGACGCCATGATGCAAGTCGCTGCCTGCCAG GAGGAAATCGGCTGGCGCAACGTCACCAGGCTGCTGGTGTTCGCCACTGATGATGGTTTCCACTTCGCGGGCGACGGGAAGCTGGGCGCCATCCTGACACCCAACGATGGCCGCTGCCACCTGGAGGACAACCTGTACAAGCGCAGCAACGAGTTT GACTACCCCTCGGTGGGCCAGCTGGCACACGCTCTGGCTGAAAATAACATCCAGCCCATCTTCGCGGTGACTGGGAGGATGGTGCCGACCTACAAG AAACTCACAGAGATCATCCCCAAGTCGGCCGTGGGGGAGCTGTCTGAGGACTCCAGCAACGTGGTGCAGCTCATCAAGGATGCCTACAAC AAACTCTCCTCCAGGGTGTTCCTGGAGCACGGCACCATCCCTGACACCCTGAGGGTCTCCTACGACTCCTTCTGCAGTAACGGAGAGTCACACAAGGGCCAGCCCCGAGGGGACTGTGACGGCGTGCAGATCAACGTCCCG ATCACCTTCCAGGTGCGGGTCACCGCCACCGAGTGCGTCCAGGAGCAGTCCTTTGTCATCCGAGCGCTGGGCTTCACGGACACAGTGACCGTGCAGGTCCTGCCCCGGTGTGAGTGCCGGTGCAGCGACCAGAGCCAGAACCGCGGCCTCTGCGGAGGCAAGGGCTCCCTGGAGTGCGGTGTCTGCAG GTGTGATGCTGGCTACATCGGGAAGAACTGCGAGTGCCAGACCCAGGGCCGCAGCAGCCAGGAGCTGGAGGGAAGCTGCCGGAAGGACAACAGCTCCATCGTGTGCTCGGGGCTGGGCGACTGCATCTGCGGGCAGTGCATCTGCCACACCAGTGACATCCCCAACAAGGAGATCTTCGGGCAGTACTGCGAGTGCGACAATGTCAACTGTGAGCGCTACGACGGCCAAGTCTGCGGTGGCCCAA AGAGGGGGAGCTGCTCCTGTGGCCAGTGCCACTGCACAGAGGACTTTGAGGGCTCAGCGTGCCAGTGTGGGAAGTCCACCGCAGGCTGCCTGAACGCCGCGCGGGTGGAGTGCAGTGGCCGCGGCCGGTGCCGCTGCAACACGTGCGAGTGTGACCCTGGCTACCAGCCACCCCTGTGCCAGGACTGCCCAGGCTGCCCCTCTCCCTGCAGCATGTTCAT CTCCTGTGCCGAGTGCCTGAAGTTTGAGAAGGGCCCCTTCGAGAAGAACTGCAGCGCAGCGTGCACGAGCAGCCTGCTGCCCAGCCGCCCTGGGCAGGGCAAGGCCTGCAAGGAGAGGGACTCGGAGGGCTGCTGGATGACCTACACACTGCTGCAGCGGGACGGCAGGAACCGCTACGACATGCACGTGGACGAGAGCCGAG AGTGCGTGAAGGGCCCCAACATCGCAGCCATCGTAGGGGGCACTGTGGCAGGGGTGGTGTTGATCGGCGTCCTCCTGCTGGTCATCTGGAAGGCCCTGACCCACCTGAGTGACCTCCGGGAGTACAGACGCTTTGAGAAGGAGAAGCTCAAGTCCCAGTGGAACAAC
- the Itgb2 gene encoding integrin beta-2 isoform X1: MISTYFGFSFIVHCTLIRLSTSRVHLSPRVEGAGLSLGHLTVWVGVGVRQTSARCSRCRADSPSPGPPRGLLGGASGLESSVVRGPPVCVSLLESVLEVPSGLASGLVRAHHPGPARGLLPPAPALGALRSAPSVWRVCRWSPTVTSTRDCGPQWFSISQGSTSQQESSRSRPGLGLSLVPPAAGGETAGQPQPVQPSTEPRPQEAARRQSGHHGQDPSVTKTLPPQDMLGRGPLLLALVGLLSLGSALSQECTKYKVSTCRDCVQSGPGCAWCQKLNFTGQGEPDSVRCDTREQLLKKGCAADDIMEPRSLAEPQQDLEGAWKQLSPQKVTLHLRPGQAAVFNVTFRRAKGYPIDLYYLMDLSYSMLDDLINVKKLGGDLLQALNEITESGRIGFGSFVDKTVLPFVNTHPEKLRNPCPNKEKQCQPPFAFRHVLKLTSNSNQFQAEVGKQLISGNLDAPEGGLDAMMQVAACQEEIGWRNVTRLLVFATDDGFHFAGDGKLGAILTPNDGRCHLEDNLYKRSNEFDYPSVGQLAHALAENNIQPIFAVTGRMVPTYKKLTEIIPKSAVGELSEDSSNVVQLIKDAYNKLSSRVFLEHGTIPDTLRVSYDSFCSNGESHKGQPRGDCDGVQINVPITFQVRVTATECVQEQSFVIRALGFTDTVTVQVLPRCECRCSDQSQNRGLCGGKGSLECGVCRCDAGYIGKNCECQTQGRSSQELEGSCRKDNSSIVCSGLGDCICGQCICHTSDIPNKEIFGQYCECDNVNCERYDGQVCGGPKRGSCSCGQCHCTEDFEGSACQCGKSTAGCLNAARVECSGRGRCRCNTCECDPGYQPPLCQDCPGCPSPCSMFISCAECLKFEKGPFEKNCSAACTSSLLPSRPGQGKACKERDSEGCWMTYTLLQRDGRNRYDMHVDESRECVKGPNIAAIVGGTVAGVVLIGVLLLVIWKALTHLSDLREYRRFEKEKLKSQWNNDNPLFKSATTTVMNPKFAES; this comes from the exons ATGATTTCTACCTATTTTGGGTTCAGTTTCATCGTCCACTGTACCCTCATCCGCCTGTCTACGTCTAGGGTACATCTTTCACCAAGGGTTGAGGGTGCTGGTCTGAGTCTTGGCCACCTGACGGTTTGGGTGGGTGTAGGGGTGCGCCAGACATCGGCACGGTGTTCCAGGTGCAGGGCTGATTCACCCAGCCCTGGGCCACCCCGTGGCCTCCTTGGTGGGGCCTCTGGGCTGGAGTCTTCTGTTGTCCGAGGTCCCCCCGTCTGTGTGTCCCTCCTGGAGTCTGTGCTGGAGGTGCCCTCTGGCCTGGCTTCTGGCCTGGTCCGTGCTCACCATCCCGGGCCCGCTCGCggcctccttcctcctgctcctgctctcGGAGCGCTGAGGAGCGCTCCCTCTGTCTGGCGGGTCTGCAGATGGTCTCCCACCGTCACCAGCACCAGAGACTGCGGTCCCCAGTGGTTCTCCATTTCACAGGGTTCCACCTCCCAACAGGAGAGCAGCAGGTCCCGCCCTGGCTTGGGGCTGTCTCTAGTCCCGCCTGCTGCAGGAG GCGAGACCGCGGGCCAGCCCCAGCCAGTCCAGCCCTCCACAGAGCCGAGGCCGCAGGAGGCCGCCAGGAGACAGAGTGG GCACCACGGACAGGACCCCTCAGTCACCAAGACCCTCCCTCCACAGGACATGCTGGGCCGCGGCCCCCTGCTGCTCGCCCTGGTGGGGCTGCTCTCCCTTGGGTCTG ccctctctcaggAATGTACCAAGTACAAGGTCAGCACCTGCCGGGACTGCGTCCAGTCGGGGCCTGGCTGCGCCTGGTGCCAGAAGCTG AACTTCACAGGGCAAGGGGAGCCCGACTCGGTTCGCTGTGACACCCGGGAGCAGCTGCTGAAGAAGGGCTGTGCGGCTGATGACATCATGGAGCCCAGGAGCCTGGCCGAACCCCAGCAGGACCTGGAGGGGGCCTGGAAGCAGCTGTCCCCACAAAAAGTGACACTGCACCTGCGACCAG GTCAGGCGGCCGTGTTCAACGTGACCTTCCGGCGGGCCAAGGGCTACCCCATCGACCTGTACTACCTGATGGACCTCTCCTACTCCATGCTGGACGACCTCATCAACGTCAAGAAGCTGGGCGGTGACCTGCTCCAGGCCCTCAACGAGATCACTGAGTCCGGCCGCATTG GCTTCGGGTCCTTCGTGGACAAGACAGTGCTGCCCTTCGTCAACACGCACCCCGAGAAGCTGAGGAACCCGTGCCCCAACAAGGAGAAGCAGTGCCAGCCCCCGTTCGCCTTCCGGCACGTGCTGAAGCTGACCAGCAACTCCAACCAGTTCCAGGCTGAGGTCGGGAAGCAGCTCATCTCTGGAAACCTGGACGCTCCCGAGGGCGGGCTGGACGCCATGATGCAAGTCGCTGCCTGCCAG GAGGAAATCGGCTGGCGCAACGTCACCAGGCTGCTGGTGTTCGCCACTGATGATGGTTTCCACTTCGCGGGCGACGGGAAGCTGGGCGCCATCCTGACACCCAACGATGGCCGCTGCCACCTGGAGGACAACCTGTACAAGCGCAGCAACGAGTTT GACTACCCCTCGGTGGGCCAGCTGGCACACGCTCTGGCTGAAAATAACATCCAGCCCATCTTCGCGGTGACTGGGAGGATGGTGCCGACCTACAAG AAACTCACAGAGATCATCCCCAAGTCGGCCGTGGGGGAGCTGTCTGAGGACTCCAGCAACGTGGTGCAGCTCATCAAGGATGCCTACAAC AAACTCTCCTCCAGGGTGTTCCTGGAGCACGGCACCATCCCTGACACCCTGAGGGTCTCCTACGACTCCTTCTGCAGTAACGGAGAGTCACACAAGGGCCAGCCCCGAGGGGACTGTGACGGCGTGCAGATCAACGTCCCG ATCACCTTCCAGGTGCGGGTCACCGCCACCGAGTGCGTCCAGGAGCAGTCCTTTGTCATCCGAGCGCTGGGCTTCACGGACACAGTGACCGTGCAGGTCCTGCCCCGGTGTGAGTGCCGGTGCAGCGACCAGAGCCAGAACCGCGGCCTCTGCGGAGGCAAGGGCTCCCTGGAGTGCGGTGTCTGCAG GTGTGATGCTGGCTACATCGGGAAGAACTGCGAGTGCCAGACCCAGGGCCGCAGCAGCCAGGAGCTGGAGGGAAGCTGCCGGAAGGACAACAGCTCCATCGTGTGCTCGGGGCTGGGCGACTGCATCTGCGGGCAGTGCATCTGCCACACCAGTGACATCCCCAACAAGGAGATCTTCGGGCAGTACTGCGAGTGCGACAATGTCAACTGTGAGCGCTACGACGGCCAAGTCTGCGGTGGCCCAA AGAGGGGGAGCTGCTCCTGTGGCCAGTGCCACTGCACAGAGGACTTTGAGGGCTCAGCGTGCCAGTGTGGGAAGTCCACCGCAGGCTGCCTGAACGCCGCGCGGGTGGAGTGCAGTGGCCGCGGCCGGTGCCGCTGCAACACGTGCGAGTGTGACCCTGGCTACCAGCCACCCCTGTGCCAGGACTGCCCAGGCTGCCCCTCTCCCTGCAGCATGTTCAT CTCCTGTGCCGAGTGCCTGAAGTTTGAGAAGGGCCCCTTCGAGAAGAACTGCAGCGCAGCGTGCACGAGCAGCCTGCTGCCCAGCCGCCCTGGGCAGGGCAAGGCCTGCAAGGAGAGGGACTCGGAGGGCTGCTGGATGACCTACACACTGCTGCAGCGGGACGGCAGGAACCGCTACGACATGCACGTGGACGAGAGCCGAG AGTGCGTGAAGGGCCCCAACATCGCAGCCATCGTAGGGGGCACTGTGGCAGGGGTGGTGTTGATCGGCGTCCTCCTGCTGGTCATCTGGAAGGCCCTGACCCACCTGAGTGACCTCCGGGAGTACAGACGCTTTGAGAAGGAGAAGCTCAAGTCCCAGTGGAACAAC